Proteins encoded by one window of Acipenser ruthenus chromosome 59, fAciRut3.2 maternal haplotype, whole genome shotgun sequence:
- the LOC117410207 gene encoding myocardin isoform X1 has protein sequence MTLLASERSILIRNKFRSVLQLRMQHRRQQNEASSDTALSNGSLGVRGERERGKAPDDFLKHKTPQRLPGPDPDSRVCLHLPQSSSDSFDDDISSSSASTSPDQSQGLSVSPGRPADHPRSSSCPGPAPCPSAPNHSSASSLSATESSAQPITASLSESDSMATAGRANGMFLSVPPTPLLPKAPSPPSSLLRPPRSKKSKDSKPKLRKLKYHQYIPPDQKGGAGGGAMGGTQGHAPSAMDSAYSRLLQQQQVFLQLQILSQQTLDQDQSQSQGAGSASTEQGISSSSEQILNITGATPTVCPRPLPLAPGHAPSASGSASKPEPLPSNLDDLTVSELRQQLRQCGLPVSGTKPALLERLKPLQRSCPPPTPPPLTHSPFLTPPTAFVIQYQDVSVKRDMQERQRNRPRERGGARGGATLLSPTLSAHALTPPSMQGALQRFGVKESEQRGEERQQQGLSSDTDTQADSFTTQVFCSQPSCDVIGQDFELPMEITASPAQAPPTGRSLEEELQEAIQRVQMAPSQSIDDILDVPISSSDSSLTEPLPCPLLLDQSQSSQQSPPPRSDDSFLSEPLCPSLSLELPPSPLPPPTQPPPPPSPPPLLRASFDPADWLRPPVPPFTGADFGLDCDAASTAWLGSHW, from the exons GCGCCTGATGATTTCCTGAAGCACAAAACCCCTCAGAGACTCCCTGGCCCGGACCCCGACTCTAGAG tttgcCTACATCTCCCACAATCATCCTCTGACAGTTTTGATGATGACATCAGCAGCTCTTCCGCCTCCACATCTCCTGACCAATCGCAGGGCCTCTCTGTGTCTCCGGGGCGACCAGCTGACCACCCGCGGAGCTCCTCCTGCCCAGGCCCTGCCCCCTGTCCCTCAGCACCCAATCACAGCAGCGCTTCGTCGCTCTCGGCAACCGAGAGCAGTGCGCAGCCAATCACAGCCAGCCTCTCGGAGAGCGACTCCATGGCAACAGCCGGGAGAGCCAATGGGATGTTCCTGTCTGTGCCGCCGACGCCCCTCCTACCCAAG GCCCCCTCTCCCCCATCCTCTCTCCTTCGGCCCCCCCGCTCCAAGAAGTCGAAAGATTCGAAGCCGAAGCTCCGGAAGCTGAAATATCACCAGTACATCCCTCCTGACCAGAAGGGCGGGGCCGGGGGCGGGGCCATGGGCGGGACGCAGGGACACGCCCCCTCCGCCATGGACTCTGCCTACTCCCGTCTgctccagcagcagcaggtgttTCTACAGCTTCAGATTCTGAGTCAACAGACCCTGGATCAggaccagagccagagccagggGGCCGGGTCTGCTTCCACAGAGCAGGGAATCAGCAGCAG TAGTGAGCAGATTCTCAACATCACCGGAGCCACGCCCACAGTCTGTCCCCGGCCCCTCCCCCTCGCCCCAGGACATGCCCCCAGTGCCTCCGGCTCTGCCTCCAAACCAGAGCCCCTCCCCTCCAACCTCGATGACCTCACG gtCTCTGAGCTCAGGCAGCAGTTAAGGCAGTGTGGTCTCCCCGTCTCTGGCACTAAACCAGCCCTCCTGGAGCGTCTGAAACCTCTCCAGCGATCCtgcccccctcccaccccccctcccctcacacaCAGCCCCTTCCTCACGCCCCCCACCGCCTTCGTCATCCAGTACCAGGATGTGAGCGTGAAAAGAGACATGCAGGAGAGGCAGAGGAACAGGCCCCGGGAGAGGGGCGGGGCCAGGGGTGGGGCCACCCTGCTCAGCCCCACCCTCAGCGCACATGCACTCACTCCCCCCAGCATGCAGGGGGCGCTGCAGCGGTTTGGAGTGAAGGAGTctgagcagagaggagaggagaggcagcaG CAGGGCTTGAGCAgcgacacagacacacaggccgaCAGCTTCACCACACAG gtgttCTGCTCTCAGCCCAGCTGCGATGTGATTGGTCAGGATTTTGAATTGCCGATGGAGATTACAGCTAGTCCTGCCCAGGCCCCTCCCACAGGGCGGAGTCTGGAGGAGGAGctacaggaggccattcagagaGTGCAG aTGGCTCCCAGTCAGTCCATTGATGACATACTGGATGTACCTATCAGCAGCTCAG acTCTTCTCTCACGGAGCCCCTCCCCTGCCCCCTCCTTCTCGACCAATCCCAGTCCTCTCAGCAGAGCCCACCCCCCCGCAGTGATGACAGCTTCCTGTCCGAGCCGCTGTGTCCCTCCCTGTCTCTGGAGctacccccctcccctctgcCTCCCCCCAcccagccccctccccctccctctccacccCCCCTCCTCAGAGCGAGCTTCGACCCTGCAGACTGGCTCCGCCCCCCTGTGCCCCCTTTCACAGGAGCCGACTTCGGGCTGGACTGTGATGCAGCATCAACAGCGTGGCTTGGTAGCCATTGGTAA
- the LOC117410207 gene encoding myocardin isoform X3, giving the protein MTLLASERSILIRNKFRSVLQLRMQHRRQQNEASSDTALSNGSLGVRGERERGKAPDDFLKHKTPQRLPGPDPDSRVCLHLPQSSSDSFDDDISSSSASTSPDQSQGLSVSPGRPADHPRSSSCPGPAPCPSAPNHSSASSLSATESSAQPITASLSESDSMATAGRANGMFLSVPPTPLLPKAPSPPSSLLRPPRSKKSKDSKPKLRKLKYHQYIPPDQKGGAGGGAMGGTQGHAPSAMDSAYSRLLQQQQVFLQLQILSQQTLDQDQSQSQGAGSASTEQGISSSSEQILNITGATPTVCPRPLPLAPGHAPSASGSASKPEPLPSNLDDLTVSELRQQLRQCGLPVSGTKPALLERLKPLQRSCPPPTPPPLTHSPFLTPPTAFVIQYQDVSVKRDMQERQRNRPRERGGARGGATLLSPTLSAHALTPPSMQGALQRFGVKESEQRGEERQQGLSSDTDTQADSFTTQVFCSQPSCDVIGQDFELPMEITASPAQAPPTGRSLEEELQEAIQRVQMAPSQSIDDILDVPISSSDSSLTEPLPCPLLLDQSQSSQQSPPPRSDDSFLSEPLCPSLSLELPPSPLPPPTQPPPPPSPPPLLRASFDPADWLRPPVPPFTGADFGLDCDAASTAWLGSHW; this is encoded by the exons GCGCCTGATGATTTCCTGAAGCACAAAACCCCTCAGAGACTCCCTGGCCCGGACCCCGACTCTAGAG tttgcCTACATCTCCCACAATCATCCTCTGACAGTTTTGATGATGACATCAGCAGCTCTTCCGCCTCCACATCTCCTGACCAATCGCAGGGCCTCTCTGTGTCTCCGGGGCGACCAGCTGACCACCCGCGGAGCTCCTCCTGCCCAGGCCCTGCCCCCTGTCCCTCAGCACCCAATCACAGCAGCGCTTCGTCGCTCTCGGCAACCGAGAGCAGTGCGCAGCCAATCACAGCCAGCCTCTCGGAGAGCGACTCCATGGCAACAGCCGGGAGAGCCAATGGGATGTTCCTGTCTGTGCCGCCGACGCCCCTCCTACCCAAG GCCCCCTCTCCCCCATCCTCTCTCCTTCGGCCCCCCCGCTCCAAGAAGTCGAAAGATTCGAAGCCGAAGCTCCGGAAGCTGAAATATCACCAGTACATCCCTCCTGACCAGAAGGGCGGGGCCGGGGGCGGGGCCATGGGCGGGACGCAGGGACACGCCCCCTCCGCCATGGACTCTGCCTACTCCCGTCTgctccagcagcagcaggtgttTCTACAGCTTCAGATTCTGAGTCAACAGACCCTGGATCAggaccagagccagagccagggGGCCGGGTCTGCTTCCACAGAGCAGGGAATCAGCAGCAG TAGTGAGCAGATTCTCAACATCACCGGAGCCACGCCCACAGTCTGTCCCCGGCCCCTCCCCCTCGCCCCAGGACATGCCCCCAGTGCCTCCGGCTCTGCCTCCAAACCAGAGCCCCTCCCCTCCAACCTCGATGACCTCACG gtCTCTGAGCTCAGGCAGCAGTTAAGGCAGTGTGGTCTCCCCGTCTCTGGCACTAAACCAGCCCTCCTGGAGCGTCTGAAACCTCTCCAGCGATCCtgcccccctcccaccccccctcccctcacacaCAGCCCCTTCCTCACGCCCCCCACCGCCTTCGTCATCCAGTACCAGGATGTGAGCGTGAAAAGAGACATGCAGGAGAGGCAGAGGAACAGGCCCCGGGAGAGGGGCGGGGCCAGGGGTGGGGCCACCCTGCTCAGCCCCACCCTCAGCGCACATGCACTCACTCCCCCCAGCATGCAGGGGGCGCTGCAGCGGTTTGGAGTGAAGGAGTctgagcagagaggagaggagaggcagcaG GGCTTGAGCAgcgacacagacacacaggccgaCAGCTTCACCACACAG gtgttCTGCTCTCAGCCCAGCTGCGATGTGATTGGTCAGGATTTTGAATTGCCGATGGAGATTACAGCTAGTCCTGCCCAGGCCCCTCCCACAGGGCGGAGTCTGGAGGAGGAGctacaggaggccattcagagaGTGCAG aTGGCTCCCAGTCAGTCCATTGATGACATACTGGATGTACCTATCAGCAGCTCAG acTCTTCTCTCACGGAGCCCCTCCCCTGCCCCCTCCTTCTCGACCAATCCCAGTCCTCTCAGCAGAGCCCACCCCCCCGCAGTGATGACAGCTTCCTGTCCGAGCCGCTGTGTCCCTCCCTGTCTCTGGAGctacccccctcccctctgcCTCCCCCCAcccagccccctccccctccctctccacccCCCCTCCTCAGAGCGAGCTTCGACCCTGCAGACTGGCTCCGCCCCCCTGTGCCCCCTTTCACAGGAGCCGACTTCGGGCTGGACTGTGATGCAGCATCAACAGCGTGGCTTGGTAGCCATTGGTAA
- the LOC117410207 gene encoding myocardin isoform X4 → MTLLASERSILIRNKFRSVLQLRMQHRRQQNEASSDTALSNGSLGVRGERERGKAPDDFLKHKTPQRLPGPDPDSRVCLHLPQSSSDSFDDDISSSSASTSPDQSQGLSVSPGRPADHPRSSSCPGPAPCPSAPNHSSASSLSATESSAQPITASLSESDSMATAGRANGMFLSVPPTPLLPKAPSPPSSLLRPPRSKKSKDSKPKLRKLKYHQYIPPDQKGGAGGGAMGGTQGHAPSAMDSAYSRLLQQQQVFLQLQILSQQTLDQDQSQSQGAGSASTEQGISSSSEQILNITGATPTVCPRPLPLAPGHAPSASGSASKPEPLPSNLDDLTVSELRQQLRQCGLPVSGTKPALLERLKPLQRSCPPPTPPPLTHSPFLTPPTAFVIQYQDVSVKRDMQERQRNRPRERGGARGGATLLSPTLSAHALTPPSMQGALQRFGVKESEQRGEERQQVFCSQPSCDVIGQDFELPMEITASPAQAPPTGRSLEEELQEAIQRVQMAPSQSIDDILDVPISSSDSSLTEPLPCPLLLDQSQSSQQSPPPRSDDSFLSEPLCPSLSLELPPSPLPPPTQPPPPPSPPPLLRASFDPADWLRPPVPPFTGADFGLDCDAASTAWLGSHW, encoded by the exons GCGCCTGATGATTTCCTGAAGCACAAAACCCCTCAGAGACTCCCTGGCCCGGACCCCGACTCTAGAG tttgcCTACATCTCCCACAATCATCCTCTGACAGTTTTGATGATGACATCAGCAGCTCTTCCGCCTCCACATCTCCTGACCAATCGCAGGGCCTCTCTGTGTCTCCGGGGCGACCAGCTGACCACCCGCGGAGCTCCTCCTGCCCAGGCCCTGCCCCCTGTCCCTCAGCACCCAATCACAGCAGCGCTTCGTCGCTCTCGGCAACCGAGAGCAGTGCGCAGCCAATCACAGCCAGCCTCTCGGAGAGCGACTCCATGGCAACAGCCGGGAGAGCCAATGGGATGTTCCTGTCTGTGCCGCCGACGCCCCTCCTACCCAAG GCCCCCTCTCCCCCATCCTCTCTCCTTCGGCCCCCCCGCTCCAAGAAGTCGAAAGATTCGAAGCCGAAGCTCCGGAAGCTGAAATATCACCAGTACATCCCTCCTGACCAGAAGGGCGGGGCCGGGGGCGGGGCCATGGGCGGGACGCAGGGACACGCCCCCTCCGCCATGGACTCTGCCTACTCCCGTCTgctccagcagcagcaggtgttTCTACAGCTTCAGATTCTGAGTCAACAGACCCTGGATCAggaccagagccagagccagggGGCCGGGTCTGCTTCCACAGAGCAGGGAATCAGCAGCAG TAGTGAGCAGATTCTCAACATCACCGGAGCCACGCCCACAGTCTGTCCCCGGCCCCTCCCCCTCGCCCCAGGACATGCCCCCAGTGCCTCCGGCTCTGCCTCCAAACCAGAGCCCCTCCCCTCCAACCTCGATGACCTCACG gtCTCTGAGCTCAGGCAGCAGTTAAGGCAGTGTGGTCTCCCCGTCTCTGGCACTAAACCAGCCCTCCTGGAGCGTCTGAAACCTCTCCAGCGATCCtgcccccctcccaccccccctcccctcacacaCAGCCCCTTCCTCACGCCCCCCACCGCCTTCGTCATCCAGTACCAGGATGTGAGCGTGAAAAGAGACATGCAGGAGAGGCAGAGGAACAGGCCCCGGGAGAGGGGCGGGGCCAGGGGTGGGGCCACCCTGCTCAGCCCCACCCTCAGCGCACATGCACTCACTCCCCCCAGCATGCAGGGGGCGCTGCAGCGGTTTGGAGTGAAGGAGTctgagcagagaggagaggagaggcagcaG gtgttCTGCTCTCAGCCCAGCTGCGATGTGATTGGTCAGGATTTTGAATTGCCGATGGAGATTACAGCTAGTCCTGCCCAGGCCCCTCCCACAGGGCGGAGTCTGGAGGAGGAGctacaggaggccattcagagaGTGCAG aTGGCTCCCAGTCAGTCCATTGATGACATACTGGATGTACCTATCAGCAGCTCAG acTCTTCTCTCACGGAGCCCCTCCCCTGCCCCCTCCTTCTCGACCAATCCCAGTCCTCTCAGCAGAGCCCACCCCCCCGCAGTGATGACAGCTTCCTGTCCGAGCCGCTGTGTCCCTCCCTGTCTCTGGAGctacccccctcccctctgcCTCCCCCCAcccagccccctccccctccctctccacccCCCCTCCTCAGAGCGAGCTTCGACCCTGCAGACTGGCTCCGCCCCCCTGTGCCCCCTTTCACAGGAGCCGACTTCGGGCTGGACTGTGATGCAGCATCAACAGCGTGGCTTGGTAGCCATTGGTAA
- the LOC117410207 gene encoding myocardin isoform X2, which yields MTLLASERSILIRNKFRSVLQLRMQHRRQQNEASSDTALSNGSLGVRGERERGKAPDDFLKHKTPQRLPGPDPDSRVCLHLPQSSSDSFDDDISSSSASTSPDQSQGLSVSPGRPADHPRSSSCPGPAPCPSAPNHSSASSLSATESSAQPITASLSESDSMATAGRANGMFLSVPPTPLLPKAPSPPSSLLRPPRSKKSKDSKPKLRKLKYHQYIPPDQKGGAGGGAMGGTQGHAPSAMDSAYSRLLQQQQVFLQLQILSQQTLDQDQSQSQGAGSASTEQGISSSEQILNITGATPTVCPRPLPLAPGHAPSASGSASKPEPLPSNLDDLTVSELRQQLRQCGLPVSGTKPALLERLKPLQRSCPPPTPPPLTHSPFLTPPTAFVIQYQDVSVKRDMQERQRNRPRERGGARGGATLLSPTLSAHALTPPSMQGALQRFGVKESEQRGEERQQQGLSSDTDTQADSFTTQVFCSQPSCDVIGQDFELPMEITASPAQAPPTGRSLEEELQEAIQRVQMAPSQSIDDILDVPISSSDSSLTEPLPCPLLLDQSQSSQQSPPPRSDDSFLSEPLCPSLSLELPPSPLPPPTQPPPPPSPPPLLRASFDPADWLRPPVPPFTGADFGLDCDAASTAWLGSHW from the exons GCGCCTGATGATTTCCTGAAGCACAAAACCCCTCAGAGACTCCCTGGCCCGGACCCCGACTCTAGAG tttgcCTACATCTCCCACAATCATCCTCTGACAGTTTTGATGATGACATCAGCAGCTCTTCCGCCTCCACATCTCCTGACCAATCGCAGGGCCTCTCTGTGTCTCCGGGGCGACCAGCTGACCACCCGCGGAGCTCCTCCTGCCCAGGCCCTGCCCCCTGTCCCTCAGCACCCAATCACAGCAGCGCTTCGTCGCTCTCGGCAACCGAGAGCAGTGCGCAGCCAATCACAGCCAGCCTCTCGGAGAGCGACTCCATGGCAACAGCCGGGAGAGCCAATGGGATGTTCCTGTCTGTGCCGCCGACGCCCCTCCTACCCAAG GCCCCCTCTCCCCCATCCTCTCTCCTTCGGCCCCCCCGCTCCAAGAAGTCGAAAGATTCGAAGCCGAAGCTCCGGAAGCTGAAATATCACCAGTACATCCCTCCTGACCAGAAGGGCGGGGCCGGGGGCGGGGCCATGGGCGGGACGCAGGGACACGCCCCCTCCGCCATGGACTCTGCCTACTCCCGTCTgctccagcagcagcaggtgttTCTACAGCTTCAGATTCTGAGTCAACAGACCCTGGATCAggaccagagccagagccagggGGCCGGGTCTGCTTCCACAGAGCAGGGAATCAGCAGCAG TGAGCAGATTCTCAACATCACCGGAGCCACGCCCACAGTCTGTCCCCGGCCCCTCCCCCTCGCCCCAGGACATGCCCCCAGTGCCTCCGGCTCTGCCTCCAAACCAGAGCCCCTCCCCTCCAACCTCGATGACCTCACG gtCTCTGAGCTCAGGCAGCAGTTAAGGCAGTGTGGTCTCCCCGTCTCTGGCACTAAACCAGCCCTCCTGGAGCGTCTGAAACCTCTCCAGCGATCCtgcccccctcccaccccccctcccctcacacaCAGCCCCTTCCTCACGCCCCCCACCGCCTTCGTCATCCAGTACCAGGATGTGAGCGTGAAAAGAGACATGCAGGAGAGGCAGAGGAACAGGCCCCGGGAGAGGGGCGGGGCCAGGGGTGGGGCCACCCTGCTCAGCCCCACCCTCAGCGCACATGCACTCACTCCCCCCAGCATGCAGGGGGCGCTGCAGCGGTTTGGAGTGAAGGAGTctgagcagagaggagaggagaggcagcaG CAGGGCTTGAGCAgcgacacagacacacaggccgaCAGCTTCACCACACAG gtgttCTGCTCTCAGCCCAGCTGCGATGTGATTGGTCAGGATTTTGAATTGCCGATGGAGATTACAGCTAGTCCTGCCCAGGCCCCTCCCACAGGGCGGAGTCTGGAGGAGGAGctacaggaggccattcagagaGTGCAG aTGGCTCCCAGTCAGTCCATTGATGACATACTGGATGTACCTATCAGCAGCTCAG acTCTTCTCTCACGGAGCCCCTCCCCTGCCCCCTCCTTCTCGACCAATCCCAGTCCTCTCAGCAGAGCCCACCCCCCCGCAGTGATGACAGCTTCCTGTCCGAGCCGCTGTGTCCCTCCCTGTCTCTGGAGctacccccctcccctctgcCTCCCCCCAcccagccccctccccctccctctccacccCCCCTCCTCAGAGCGAGCTTCGACCCTGCAGACTGGCTCCGCCCCCCTGTGCCCCCTTTCACAGGAGCCGACTTCGGGCTGGACTGTGATGCAGCATCAACAGCGTGGCTTGGTAGCCATTGGTAA